A stretch of Cytobacillus sp. IB215665 DNA encodes these proteins:
- a CDS encoding AraC family transcriptional regulator: METNLIIEHKNGLLLNRTTKLGERSWRNDPVYKFIYSINGESHYQMKQTDVTLHQNSFLLINPMEDHKQLSIDKEKLLIELDVKELQAASESILQYGGNDIYFAQMPHYNPQLTKWVQFVKDFVSLENDSLDSLQSFIDHSISQLTIMLMKYSINSHSPNWPSQLFESPNEQIQKTIKAMKESYNHKWTLDDMASIAHLSKYQLSHIFKEKIGISPYSWLQLYRLYKSQHLLVHSKKTIIEIALACGFSSIHTYNQLFKKVYNITPTMFRKKYAR; encoded by the coding sequence ATGGAAACAAATCTGATAATTGAACATAAAAATGGTCTGTTGTTAAATAGGACAACTAAGTTAGGAGAAAGAAGCTGGCGGAATGATCCTGTTTACAAATTCATTTACTCAATAAATGGAGAGAGTCATTATCAAATGAAACAAACAGATGTTACACTACATCAAAATAGTTTTCTATTAATTAATCCAATGGAAGATCATAAACAATTATCTATAGATAAAGAAAAATTGCTAATTGAATTAGATGTTAAAGAACTTCAAGCTGCATCTGAGTCAATATTACAATATGGTGGGAATGATATTTACTTTGCACAAATGCCCCACTACAATCCGCAACTGACAAAGTGGGTACAGTTTGTGAAAGATTTCGTGAGCCTTGAAAATGATAGCCTAGATTCATTACAGAGTTTTATAGATCATAGTATATCACAGCTCACAATAATGCTGATGAAATATTCCATTAATAGCCACTCACCGAATTGGCCTAGTCAACTATTTGAATCTCCGAATGAACAAATCCAAAAGACGATTAAGGCCATGAAGGAAAGCTATAACCATAAATGGACGTTAGATGATATGGCATCTATCGCCCATCTAAGTAAATACCAATTGTCTCATATTTTCAAAGAAAAAATCGGCATATCGCCTTATTCATGGCTTCAATTATATCGCTTATATAAAAGTCAACATTTACTCGTTCATTCTAAAAAAACAATTATAGAAATCGCATTAGCTTGTGGTTTTTCATCAATTCACACTTATAATCAATTATTTAAAAAAGTGTACAATATTACCCCAACTATGTTTAGAAAAAAGTATGCGCGATAG
- a CDS encoding MFS transporter, giving the protein MVIAIINIEVMIMYKKIFQNRNFLRFFLGGAVSQLGDRLTGWAFLFLTIEMTGSALHTTGMVIAETIPYVLFGLIGGVVADQVNKKKLLIIIDMLRAPIILSLVIIEYMNLLTYPVLLVFAFIIQSFGCFFNPCHRAMLPAITSIDERTVANSLIDTVSRGISVLGPFIAILLINTVGVIHFFTFDVFSYLISAFFIYKMRINEEKSIVIKKSLFTAYGSIKEFFMWVQKNVQVRNLFTITFIVVFFNTWVWDVGILLMIVELSDKSETIYSMLQGIFGLVVVSVNLLIPLIFKQMNLKTYLCGSLVWGIGIVILTWTTQLYTIFIAIIIIGIGMPMSGLSRVFLIQKLVPEHMHGRGFSFNAVLLYLANVLSLSLFGILTLFINMQTIFFLSGLIIILTSLYSLSRILFSKHSWGNIVHFFK; this is encoded by the coding sequence ATGGTGATTGCTATCATAAATATTGAGGTGATGATCATGTATAAAAAAATATTTCAAAATCGTAATTTCCTTCGCTTCTTTTTAGGGGGAGCTGTATCACAATTAGGAGATCGGTTAACTGGATGGGCATTTTTATTTTTGACAATAGAAATGACAGGTTCTGCTCTTCATACTACAGGTATGGTCATTGCAGAGACAATTCCATACGTTTTATTCGGTTTAATTGGCGGAGTGGTAGCTGACCAGGTAAATAAAAAGAAGCTATTAATTATAATTGACATGTTAAGAGCACCGATTATTTTATCCTTAGTTATTATAGAATATATGAATTTATTAACATACCCTGTATTACTTGTTTTCGCGTTTATCATCCAAAGTTTCGGCTGTTTTTTTAATCCGTGTCATCGAGCGATGCTCCCGGCGATTACATCAATTGACGAGAGAACAGTTGCAAACAGCTTGATTGATACAGTGTCTAGAGGAATTTCGGTATTAGGCCCGTTTATAGCTATCTTATTAATAAATACGGTTGGTGTAATACACTTTTTTACATTTGATGTGTTTTCATATCTCATTAGTGCCTTCTTCATTTACAAAATGCGAATAAATGAAGAAAAATCAATAGTTATTAAGAAAAGTTTGTTTACAGCATATGGATCAATTAAAGAGTTTTTTATGTGGGTACAGAAAAATGTACAAGTGAGAAATTTGTTCACTATTACTTTTATCGTTGTTTTTTTTAATACGTGGGTTTGGGATGTAGGAATACTGTTAATGATAGTTGAACTCAGTGATAAGAGTGAGACGATCTATTCTATGCTGCAAGGGATTTTTGGGTTAGTAGTCGTAAGTGTTAATTTACTTATTCCTCTTATCTTTAAACAAATGAATTTGAAAACGTATTTATGTGGGTCACTTGTATGGGGAATAGGTATTGTGATATTAACATGGACTACACAATTATATACGATATTTATTGCTATTATCATTATTGGGATTGGTATGCCAATGTCTGGCCTTTCTCGAGTATTTCTCATTCAAAAGTTAGTTCCAGAACACATGCACGGAAGGGGTTTTAGCTTCAATGCTGTACTATTATATTTAGCAAATGTTCTATCGTTAAGCTTATTCGGAATTTTAACGTTATTCATTAACATGCAAACAATCTTTTTTCTATCAGGATTGATAATCATATTGACTTCATTATATTCTCTATCGCGCATACTTTTTTCTAAACATAGTTGGGGTAATATTGTACACTTTTTTAAATAA
- a CDS encoding lipid II flippase family protein — protein sequence MFTIISIIIFFTIVIHSVETLSYSIRLGGVRLRKLAVSLSLTGVVLLVARTSNMFHVVLLGGIIDQAKVNTSIDIIPILRLVLLSATIGTFIAILLFPTMTRLSVKIIKRFEIEGSVIRLFSTTNIQKLKHTDKYVKYPRFQMLHRLRIGGIPKRILLTNMIVTAIYTSGVLASLYASLLNDETSTASLMTTGVINGFATILLTIFLDPQVALLTEKSMLHPKGADKMAETYGWLMISRLFGTILAQLFLIPSAYMIVWITKLTNLLIY from the coding sequence ATGTTTACAATAATTTCTATTATTATTTTTTTTACTATTGTTATACACAGTGTTGAAACTTTATCTTATAGCATTCGTTTAGGAGGGGTTCGACTTAGAAAGCTTGCAGTTTCATTATCGTTAACAGGCGTTGTTTTACTAGTTGCAAGGACATCGAATATGTTTCATGTAGTTTTACTCGGTGGAATCATTGATCAAGCTAAAGTGAATACAAGTATTGATATCATACCTATTTTACGATTAGTACTTTTAAGTGCAACCATTGGAACATTTATTGCGATTTTGCTATTTCCTACTATGACAAGGTTATCAGTTAAGATCATAAAACGTTTTGAAATAGAGGGGTCTGTTATCAGGCTTTTTAGTACGACAAATATTCAAAAACTAAAACATACAGATAAATACGTAAAATACCCTAGATTTCAAATGTTACATAGACTCCGGATTGGCGGAATACCGAAAAGAATATTACTTACTAATATGATAGTAACTGCTATTTATACTTCAGGGGTTCTCGCATCGTTATATGCTTCTTTACTAAATGATGAAACATCAACAGCTTCGTTAATGACTACAGGGGTTATAAATGGCTTTGCCACTATTTTACTTACTATCTTTTTAGATCCTCAAGTTGCATTGTTAACAGAAAAATCAATGCTTCATCCTAAAGGTGCTGATAAGATGGCTGAAACATATGGCTGGTTAATGATATCAAGGCTTTTTGGCACAATATTAGCGCAATTATTTTTAATTCCATCTGCGTATATGATTGTATGGATAACTAAATTAACTAATCTATTAATATATTAA
- a CDS encoding glutamine--tRNA ligase/YqeY domain fusion protein, whose amino-acid sequence MDNNSSNFIRPMIKKDLETGKRDHVTTRFPPEPNGYLHIGHALAIITNFDLADEFNGKTNLRFDDTNPLKEDIEFVNSIKQDIEWLGFDWDGLFFASDYFEEMYNRAILLINKGKAYVDDLSPDEIREYRGTLTEPGKDSPYRNRSVEENLDLFKRMRDGEFANGERVLRAKIDMSSPNINLRDPVLYRISHTTHHNTGDKWCIYPVYSFAHPIEDAIEDVTHSLCSLEFEDQRPLYNWVVEESEMDSKPQQIEFGRLNLTNTVMSKRKLKQLVEEGYVDGWDDPRLPTISALRRRGYTPESIRAFIRELGVTKGTGEVDSRMLEHFIRADLKLTSPRTMGVLRPLKVVITNYPEGQVEMLDAEINPENPEMGSRQIPFSREIYIEQEDFMENPPKKYFRLFPGNEVRLKHAYFIKCEEVIKDDDGNVVEIHCTYDPETKSGSGFTGRKVKGTIHWVDANEAIPAEFRLYEPLILDEDEQEEENQEEKTFIDRVNPNSLQILNGFIEPNMKNVKPQDKFQFFRHGYFNVDPKHTSDEQTVFNLIVSLKSSFRL is encoded by the coding sequence GTGGACAATAACTCATCTAATTTTATTAGACCAATGATAAAGAAGGATTTAGAAACTGGAAAGCGTGATCATGTCACTACTCGTTTTCCACCAGAGCCAAATGGTTACTTACATATAGGTCATGCTTTAGCTATTATTACGAATTTTGATTTAGCTGATGAATTTAATGGGAAAACAAATTTGCGCTTTGATGATACAAACCCATTGAAGGAAGATATTGAATTTGTAAATTCAATAAAACAAGATATAGAATGGCTTGGTTTTGATTGGGATGGGTTATTTTTTGCTTCAGATTATTTTGAAGAAATGTATAACCGTGCTATTTTATTAATTAACAAAGGCAAGGCATATGTAGATGACCTTTCTCCAGATGAAATCCGTGAATACCGTGGCACTTTAACTGAACCAGGTAAAGATAGTCCATATCGGAACCGATCTGTGGAAGAAAATCTTGATTTGTTCAAACGCATGCGTGATGGTGAATTTGCTAATGGAGAACGCGTGTTAAGAGCCAAGATCGATATGAGTTCTCCTAATATAAATTTAAGAGATCCAGTTCTTTATCGTATCTCACATACGACACACCATAATACTGGAGATAAGTGGTGTATTTATCCTGTATATAGTTTTGCACATCCAATAGAAGATGCGATAGAAGATGTAACTCACTCACTTTGCTCATTAGAATTTGAAGATCAAAGGCCTTTATATAATTGGGTCGTTGAAGAAAGTGAAATGGACAGCAAACCACAGCAAATTGAGTTTGGGCGTCTGAACTTAACGAATACTGTAATGAGTAAGCGGAAACTAAAACAATTAGTTGAAGAAGGATATGTTGATGGGTGGGATGACCCACGTTTACCAACTATTTCTGCATTGCGAAGAAGAGGGTATACACCTGAATCTATCCGTGCTTTTATTCGTGAATTAGGTGTAACTAAAGGAACAGGTGAAGTAGATTCAAGAATGCTTGAACATTTTATTAGAGCAGATTTAAAGTTAACTTCACCACGTACGATGGGGGTACTTCGTCCATTGAAGGTTGTCATTACCAATTATCCTGAAGGACAAGTAGAGATGTTAGATGCTGAAATTAATCCTGAAAATCCTGAGATGGGCTCAAGACAAATTCCATTTTCACGAGAGATATACATTGAACAAGAGGATTTCATGGAAAATCCACCAAAAAAATATTTCCGACTATTCCCTGGTAATGAAGTGCGATTGAAGCATGCTTATTTCATAAAGTGTGAAGAGGTAATCAAGGATGATGACGGTAATGTTGTTGAAATACATTGTACGTATGATCCTGAAACGAAAAGTGGCTCAGGTTTTACTGGACGTAAAGTGAAAGGAACCATTCATTGGGTTGATGCAAACGAAGCGATTCCTGCAGAATTCCGCTTGTATGAGCCTTTGATTTTAGATGAGGACGAGCAAGAAGAAGAAAATCAGGAAGAAAAAACATTTATTGATCGTGTAAATCCTAATTCTTTGCAAATTTTAAATGGGTTTATTGAACCTAATATGAAAAATGTAAAACCACAAGATAAATTTCAGTTTTTTAGACACGGATATTTTAATGTAGATCCTAAGCATACTTCTGATGAACAGACTGTTTTTAACTTAATTGTTTCATTAAAAAGCTCATTTAGATTGTAA
- a CDS encoding SDR family oxidoreductase, protein MTNKVAIITGASSGIGQATALKLAEQGYQVMLAARREERLKDLQAQVKEIGGHASYHVTDVTSFEEMETLAKETINVFGKIDVLVNNAGIMPLSFLNKRKVDEWDKMIDVNIKGVLYGIGAVLPYMEEQKSGHIINISSVAGHRVGPGSSVYSGTKYAVRAITEGLRQEMKSGQNIRTTIICPGAVATELTHTITDEDVIRNFQERYVDLKTLQGKDIANAIAYAVQQPDHVDVNEIIVRPTDQML, encoded by the coding sequence ATGACAAACAAAGTGGCAATCATAACAGGAGCGAGTAGTGGTATTGGTCAGGCAACAGCTTTAAAGTTAGCAGAGCAAGGATATCAAGTGATGTTAGCTGCAAGACGAGAGGAAAGATTAAAGGATTTACAAGCACAAGTTAAGGAAATTGGTGGTCACGCTTCATATCATGTGACAGATGTAACATCGTTTGAGGAAATGGAAACTTTAGCGAAAGAAACGATCAATGTTTTTGGTAAAATAGACGTACTAGTAAACAATGCAGGGATTATGCCGTTGTCATTTTTGAACAAAAGAAAAGTGGATGAATGGGATAAAATGATTGATGTGAATATAAAAGGAGTACTTTATGGGATCGGAGCGGTTCTACCGTATATGGAAGAACAAAAATCAGGGCACATCATCAATATTTCTTCTGTAGCAGGGCATCGAGTTGGGCCTGGAAGCTCTGTTTATAGTGGTACAAAATATGCTGTAAGAGCTATTACCGAAGGGCTGCGACAAGAAATGAAATCTGGACAAAATATTCGTACAACAATTATTTGTCCTGGAGCAGTTGCAACAGAACTCACTCATACAATTACAGATGAGGATGTTATCCGTAATTTCCAAGAAAGATATGTTGATTTAAAGACATTACAAGGAAAAGACATTGCAAATGCGATTGCGTATGCAGTTCAACAGCCTGATCATGTTGATGTAAATGAAATCATCGTTCGTCCAACAGATCAAATGTTGTAA
- a CDS encoding TetR/AcrR family transcriptional regulator: protein MRKIDPKLREQMRKTYAQKLMSIIRVQGFNSLKIQDIAEHMQISKATLYNYFSSKEEILNEITKNYIEYFKQGEQTIENNQFTYIERFQKVFEQEVLTAIYISELFLEELKIGFPNLYEEIIYARRKRKTTIKYFYEQGMKEGVFHPLNPQILLMQDEVALRKLLEPTYLLEEGLTTKQALLDYYEAKKIQIIKSETLLSANDEVMTEIIEHLSRKLATSYL, encoded by the coding sequence ATGCGTAAGATTGATCCTAAGTTAAGGGAACAAATGAGAAAAACATATGCACAAAAATTAATGAGCATCATTCGAGTTCAAGGATTTAATTCACTTAAAATTCAAGATATAGCTGAGCATATGCAAATTAGCAAAGCGACACTTTACAATTATTTCTCTTCAAAAGAAGAAATATTAAATGAAATAACGAAAAACTATATTGAATATTTTAAGCAAGGCGAACAAACTATTGAAAATAATCAATTTACTTATATAGAACGTTTCCAAAAAGTTTTTGAGCAAGAAGTACTAACCGCTATATATATTTCTGAATTGTTTTTAGAAGAATTGAAAATTGGTTTTCCAAATTTATATGAAGAAATTATTTATGCTAGAAGAAAAAGAAAAACGACCATTAAATATTTTTATGAACAAGGGATGAAAGAAGGAGTTTTTCATCCATTAAATCCTCAAATTCTGCTTATGCAAGATGAAGTTGCATTAAGAAAGTTACTAGAACCAACCTATTTATTAGAAGAAGGCTTAACAACTAAACAGGCTTTATTAGATTATTACGAAGCAAAAAAAATACAAATCATCAAAAGTGAAACACTGCTATCTGCAAACGATGAAGTAATGACAGAGATTATTGAACATCTTTCTCGCAAATTAGCAACGTCATATTTATAA
- the odhB gene encoding 2-oxoglutarate dehydrogenase complex dihydrolipoyllysine-residue succinyltransferase — protein sequence MKEIKVPELAESVTEGTISEWFKHKGDSISEGEAIVELETDKINIEIYAEYDGVLEDILAEQGEVVFVDQVIAKVNDNREVLTSNESFSKAATEETVQDDQPKIDVREGEQTNKMPSQNERPIATPAARKKARELGIDLKKVDSSDLLGRIRPENVINYATSIEEKQDKSTVTDNAQSPFTNLNQTKQIERVPMSRRRQTIAHHLVQAQQQAAMLTTFNEVDMTAIMSLRNRKKQRFEEKYDVRLGYMSFFTKAVVGALKAFPMLNAEIQDNEILLKRYYDIGVAVSAEEGLVVPVLRDANQLSFADIEKGIRNLASKAREKKLSLQDLQGGTFTITNGGVFGSLFSTPILNAPQVGILGMHKIQKKPIVIDEDDTIAVRPMMYIALSYDHRIIDGREAVQFLVHVKELVEDPESLLLDG from the coding sequence ATGAAAGAAATTAAAGTACCGGAACTCGCAGAATCTGTTACAGAAGGTACGATTTCTGAGTGGTTCAAGCATAAGGGTGATTCCATTTCCGAAGGTGAAGCGATAGTTGAGTTAGAAACTGACAAAATTAATATAGAAATTTATGCAGAATATGATGGTGTATTAGAGGATATTCTAGCTGAGCAAGGTGAAGTTGTTTTTGTAGATCAAGTAATTGCGAAAGTAAATGATAACAGAGAAGTTCTTACTTCAAACGAGTCATTTTCTAAAGCTGCTACCGAAGAAACAGTTCAGGATGATCAACCGAAAATTGATGTACGTGAGGGAGAGCAAACGAACAAAATGCCTTCACAAAATGAGCGTCCGATAGCGACACCAGCCGCTAGGAAAAAAGCTAGAGAATTAGGGATTGATCTAAAAAAAGTTGATTCAAGTGATTTGCTCGGTCGTATTAGACCTGAAAACGTCATAAACTATGCTACTTCAATCGAAGAAAAGCAAGATAAATCAACTGTAACTGACAATGCTCAATCACCTTTCACTAACCTTAATCAAACTAAACAAATTGAACGGGTTCCAATGTCACGGCGCCGTCAAACAATTGCACACCATTTAGTGCAAGCGCAACAACAAGCAGCGATGTTGACTACTTTTAATGAAGTAGATATGACTGCAATTATGAGTTTGCGTAATAGAAAAAAGCAAAGGTTTGAAGAAAAATATGATGTTCGCCTTGGATATATGTCTTTTTTTACGAAAGCAGTTGTAGGTGCATTGAAAGCCTTTCCAATGTTAAATGCTGAAATTCAAGACAACGAAATTTTATTAAAACGATATTATGATATCGGGGTTGCTGTGTCAGCAGAAGAGGGCTTAGTTGTTCCAGTTCTCCGTGATGCTAACCAATTAAGTTTTGCAGACATTGAAAAAGGAATAAGGAATTTGGCCTCTAAAGCTAGAGAAAAGAAATTATCACTTCAGGATTTACAAGGTGGTACATTTACGATTACTAATGGTGGTGTATTCGGTTCATTATTTTCAACTCCAATATTAAATGCACCCCAAGTAGGGATATTAGGGATGCATAAAATTCAAAAAAAACCGATTGTTATTGATGAAGATGATACGATTGCAGTTCGACCAATGATGTATATTGCTCTTTCTTATGACCATAGAATCATTGACGGCAGAGAAGCAGTGCAATTCCTTGTCCATGTAAAAGAACTGGTAGAGGACCCTGAATCATTATTACTCGATGGATAA
- a CDS encoding 2-oxoglutarate dehydrogenase E1 component — MTNRKHGFQWQSFSGPNIAYVQEQYELYCINPNQVDDSIKQLFAKWGPPTFSTPKHCESQNNQSDQLSKVASAIQLITMIRTKGHLYAKINPLHQHLNENASSPNFLNLETYQLTENDLNNMTADIIWEHAPHSIRTGFSTIEKLKELYTSSLSYEFNHVQDLEERAWLYKVVEAESLYEELPQEQKVSLLERLIEVESFEMFLHKTFAAQKRFSIEGLDMLVPMLDEIIYANAKTGTKDMLIGMAHRGRLNVLAHVLRKPYEKIFSEFHHAPNKHLVPSEGSTGINYGWTGDVKYHLGADLDIHEQESIHTKIHLANNPSHLEFVNPVVQGFTRAAQENRQKRGFPIQNQSSALSILIHGDAAFPGEGIVAESLNLSRLRGYQTGGTIHIIANNQIGFTTSPVDSRSTLYASDIVKGFEIPIIHVNADDPEACLVAVRLASQYREKFKKDFLIDLVGYRRYGHNETDDPMATQPLTYNLIHKHTRVAEKYAEQLYEKGQFSVERYNNYRQFMNNKLTESYKQITTQENTNDKTSLNERLSSNVSEQKTPITEKELFDINTSLVEWPEDLNVYPKLKKILMRRKEALKEQGKVDWGLAEALALASIISDGTPIRMTGQDIERGTFAHRHIVINDFQTDRKFSALHNMDNSKASFAVYNSPLSEAAVLGFEYGYSVYAPDTLVIWEAQFGDFVNAAQVIIDQFISAGRAKWGQKSGLVMLLPHGYEGQGPEHSSARLERFLTLSAENNWTVANVTSSAQYFLILKRQAAMLSDGGVRPLIIMTPKSLLRHTKAMSYIEEFTNQQFQEVIEHPLVEEDHETVTRLILCTGKIAVDIVSELETRSTKASSYIHILRIEQLYPFPKEEIIQIIQRFPNLADVFWVQEEPKNMGAWEFIYKLLQPSLQHVKFDYIGRPYHSSPATGEHVIHKVEQEQIIQQALKITEEWA; from the coding sequence ATGACAAACAGAAAACATGGCTTTCAATGGCAATCGTTTTCTGGACCAAACATTGCGTATGTTCAAGAGCAATATGAGTTATATTGTATTAACCCTAATCAAGTGGATGATAGTATTAAACAATTATTTGCTAAGTGGGGACCGCCTACTTTTTCGACTCCTAAGCATTGTGAATCTCAAAACAACCAATCAGACCAATTATCAAAAGTTGCTTCGGCAATCCAACTTATAACAATGATCCGAACAAAGGGACATTTGTATGCAAAAATTAACCCGCTCCATCAGCATTTAAATGAAAATGCTTCTTCACCTAACTTTCTAAACTTAGAGACGTATCAATTAACGGAAAATGATCTGAACAATATGACTGCCGATATTATATGGGAGCATGCACCTCACTCAATACGTACCGGATTTTCAACTATCGAAAAATTAAAAGAGCTCTATACAAGTTCATTATCATACGAATTTAATCACGTACAAGACTTAGAAGAAAGAGCATGGCTATATAAAGTAGTTGAAGCTGAGTCTTTATATGAAGAATTGCCACAAGAGCAAAAGGTAAGCCTTCTTGAGCGTTTAATTGAAGTTGAGAGCTTTGAAATGTTTTTACACAAAACATTTGCAGCTCAAAAACGCTTTTCAATTGAAGGGCTTGATATGTTAGTTCCAATGTTAGATGAAATCATTTATGCAAATGCAAAAACAGGGACTAAAGATATGTTGATAGGGATGGCACATCGAGGTAGATTAAATGTGCTGGCACATGTTTTAAGAAAACCTTATGAAAAAATCTTTTCTGAGTTTCATCATGCACCGAATAAACATCTTGTCCCATCTGAAGGATCAACAGGGATAAATTACGGTTGGACGGGTGATGTTAAATACCATTTAGGTGCAGACCTTGATATTCACGAACAAGAAAGTATTCACACAAAAATACACCTTGCGAATAATCCTAGCCATTTAGAATTTGTTAATCCTGTTGTCCAAGGGTTTACCCGTGCAGCCCAAGAAAATCGACAAAAGCGAGGATTCCCGATACAAAACCAAAGTAGTGCATTAAGTATTCTCATTCATGGTGATGCTGCCTTTCCAGGAGAAGGGATAGTAGCAGAATCCTTAAATTTAAGCCGTTTAAGAGGATATCAAACAGGCGGTACGATACACATTATTGCAAATAATCAAATTGGATTTACTACAAGCCCTGTTGACTCTCGCTCTACATTGTATGCAAGCGATATAGTCAAAGGTTTTGAAATACCCATCATACATGTAAATGCTGATGATCCGGAAGCTTGCTTAGTAGCTGTACGCCTCGCTTCACAATATAGGGAGAAATTTAAGAAAGATTTTCTCATAGATTTGGTAGGTTATCGTCGTTATGGCCATAATGAGACAGATGATCCAATGGCAACACAGCCTTTAACGTATAACTTGATTCATAAGCACACTCGAGTAGCTGAAAAGTATGCTGAGCAACTATATGAGAAGGGACAGTTCAGTGTTGAGCGTTACAATAATTATAGACAATTTATGAATAACAAATTAACCGAAAGTTATAAACAAATAACTACACAAGAAAATACGAATGATAAGACCAGCTTAAATGAAAGGTTATCTTCTAACGTTTCTGAGCAAAAAACGCCAATAACTGAAAAAGAACTATTCGATATTAATACTTCATTAGTCGAATGGCCTGAAGACTTAAATGTATATCCGAAATTGAAAAAAATACTGATGAGACGAAAGGAAGCGTTGAAAGAACAAGGAAAAGTTGATTGGGGGTTAGCTGAAGCGTTAGCGCTTGCATCAATTATTTCTGATGGTACACCGATAAGAATGACAGGCCAAGATATTGAAAGGGGCACATTTGCCCACCGCCATATTGTTATAAATGATTTTCAAACTGATAGAAAATTTTCTGCTTTACACAACATGGACAATAGCAAAGCATCTTTTGCGGTATATAATAGTCCATTGTCTGAAGCGGCCGTACTAGGTTTTGAGTATGGATACAGTGTTTATGCTCCAGATACATTGGTAATTTGGGAGGCACAATTTGGAGATTTCGTGAATGCTGCTCAAGTAATCATTGATCAGTTCATATCAGCTGGAAGGGCTAAATGGGGACAGAAGTCAGGGTTAGTCATGCTACTTCCACATGGATACGAGGGACAAGGGCCAGAGCATTCAAGCGCTCGGTTAGAACGTTTTTTAACGTTGTCTGCAGAAAATAATTGGACAGTGGCTAATGTAACTTCCTCTGCACAATATTTTCTCATTCTCAAAAGGCAAGCAGCTATGTTAAGTGATGGGGGGGTTCGTCCACTAATTATAATGACACCGAAAAGTTTACTACGTCATACAAAGGCAATGTCATATATTGAGGAATTCACTAATCAGCAATTTCAAGAAGTTATTGAACACCCGCTTGTTGAAGAAGATCATGAGACTGTGACACGGCTTATTCTTTGCACAGGAAAAATTGCAGTAGATATAGTTTCTGAGTTGGAAACGAGATCCACGAAAGCATCAAGTTATATTCATATATTGCGTATAGAACAATTATATCCTTTTCCAAAAGAGGAAATTATTCAAATAATACAACGCTTTCCAAATTTAGCTGATGTCTTTTGGGTACAGGAGGAGCCTAAGAACATGGGGGCTTGGGAATTCATTTATAAATTGTTACAACCTTCCTTACAGCATGTGAAATTTGATTATATAGGACGACCATATCACTCAAGTCCTGCAACAGGAGAACATGTAATTCATAAGGTGGAACAGGAGCAAATTATACAACAAGCACTGAAAATAACAGAGGAGTGGGCATAA